TTCTTCTTCGTTCTCTTACCTGCGGCTGCAAACTTTGCAATCGCTGCTGTTGGTGAAGCTTTTGATGATTGTCCGCCTGTGTTAGAATATACTTCTGTATCCATTACAAGAATGTTTACATCTTCACCAGATGCGATTACATGGTCTAATCCGCCGTAACCGATATCATATGCCCAACCATCTCCACCAAGAATCCATTGAGATTGCTTGATTAGGTAATCTTTCTTCGCAATGATTTCTTTAATAACTGCATTTGAAGCTTCTGCTTCAAGTAATGGAAGAATTTTATAGGTTGCAGCTTTTGATGCTTTACCATCTTCCTTACCATCAATCCACTCTTGGAAAGCTGCTTTTAAGTCAGCATTGATATCTAATGTCAGTGCTTCTTTCATTAAATCTTCAATTTTATTTCTAATTTGGCTTGTCCCCAACATCATACCATAACCAAACTCAGCATTGTCTTCAAATAAAGAGTTTGCCCAAGCTGGTCCTTTGCCTTGTTGGTTCTTGCAGAATGGTACAGATGGCGCACTACCACCATAGATGGATGAACATCCTGTAGCATTGGCTATCATCATTCTATCACCAAATAATTGTGTGATTAGCTTAACATATGGTGTCTCACCACAACCAGTACAAGCTCCTGAGAACTCAAATAATGGTTGTGCAAATTGGCTGCCTTTTACAGTTTCTATGTTGGTTAATGCTGATTTATCTGTAACAGTCAGAGCATATGCCCAGTTTTCGCTTTCTACTTCAACTTGTGGCTCAACAGGCTTCATTTCTAATGCTTTGTTCTTAGATGGACAGATATCCTCACAGTTGCCACAACCTGTACAGTCTAGTGGTGCTACCTGCATACGGTACTGTAATCCTTCAAACTCTTTACCAATTGTTTTTAATGTTGTAAATCCTTCTGGCGCATTTTTTGCTTCCTCTTCGTTTAATAGGAAAGGTCTAATTGCTGCATGAGGACATACAAAAGAACATTGGTTACATTGGATACAGTTTTCTGGAATCCATTCTGGCACAGTAATAGCAATGCCTCTTTTTTCATAAGCACTGGTGCCTAATGGGAAGGTGCCATCTTCTGCTCCTGCAAAAGCGCTTACTGGCAGATCATCCCCTGCTTGCGCATTCATAGGTCTTAAGATATTTTTAATGAAGTCTGGTTCTTCTACTGCAGCTGCTACTTCTTCTGCTGCACCACTCCAGCCTTCAGGTACATCTATTTTTACAAGGGCTTCTACACCACGGTCTACGGCTTTATGGTTCATATTAACGATCTTTTCACCTTTTTTACCATAAGCATGCACGATGGCTTCTTTTAAGTGCTTAATAGCATCCTCTACAGGGATAACTTCTGTTAGTTTGAAGAAGGCTGATTGCATAATCATGTTGATTCTTCCGCCTAAACCAACTTCTGCAGCGATTGCTGTTCCGTTAAGGGTATAGAAGTTAATATTATTTTCAGCAATATATTTCTTCATACTTGCTGGTAACTTTTCTTCTAGCTCCTCTGGTGACCACATACAGTTTAATAGGAAGGTACCGCCCTTTTTCAAACCTTTTAATAAATCATATTGATTTACATAGGCTTGGTTATGACAAGCAATAAAGTCTGCTTCATCAATTAAATAAGGTGACTTGATTGGCTTTTTACCAAAACGTAAGTGTGATATGGTAACCCCGCCTGATTTTTTAGAATCATAGGAGAAGTATGCTTGTGCGTACATGTCTGTATTATCTCCAATGATCTTAATCGCTTCTTTGTTTGCACCTACTGTACCGTCAGATCCTAATCCCCAGAATTTACATCTGATGGTGCCAGGTGTTGCTGTTGAAACCTTTTCTTTAATTTCTAAAGATGTGTTGGTTACATCATCTACAATACCTACTGTAAAGGCATTTTTAGGTGCTGTAGCCTTTAGGTTTTCGTATACTGCTAAAATTTGCGCTGGTACTGTGTCCTTTGAACCAAGACCATATCTACCACCAATAACCATTGGTGCATTTTCTTTACCAAAGAACATGGTTCTAACATCTTGATATAGTGGCTCTCCAAGAGAACCTGGTTCTTTTGTTCTATCTAATACAGCAATTTTCTTTACTGTCTTTGGCAGTACATCAAAGAAGTATTTTTCTGAGAAAGGTCTGTATAGGTGTACTTTTACTACCCCTACCTTCTCACCTTTTGCTATTAAGTAATCAACGGTTTCTTCAATCGTATCTGTTACAGAACCCATAGCAATAATGATGTTTTCTGCATCTTCTGCCCCATAGTAGTTAAATGGCTTGTATTCTCTGCCGGTAAGTGCTGAAATTTCCTTCATGTAATCAGCTACCATATCAGGAAGAGCATCATAGTATTTATTTGCTGCTTCCTTTGCTTGGAAGAAAACATCTGGGTTTTGTGCAGTTCCTCTTAACACTGGATGTTCTGGATTTAAAGCTCTATCTCTAAAGGCTTGAATAGCATCCCAATCTACTAATTTAGCAAACTCATCATACTCAATCACTTCAACTTTTTGCATCTCATGAGAAGTTCTGAATCCATCAAAGAAGTGTACAAAAGGCACTCTTCCTTTGATAGCTGCTAAGTGAGCAATACCCCCTAAATCCATAACTTCTTGAACACTACCAGATGCCAGCATAGCACATCCTGTTTGTCTTGTAGACATAACATCTGAGTGATCTCCAAAGATAGAAAGAGCATGCCCAGCTAAAGCTCTAGCACTTACATGGAATACTCCTGGAAGTAATTCTCCAGCGATTTTATACATATTAGGAATCATTAACAGTAGTCCCTGAGAAGCTGTAAAAGTCGTGGTTAAAGCTCCTGCTGCTAAGGAACCATGTACAGCCCCCGCTGCCCCTGCCTCCGATTGCATTTCTACAACCTTTACAGTTTGTCCAAATAAATTTTTCTGCCCTCTAGCACTCCACTCATCAACATTTTCTGCCATGTTGGATGAAGGAGTAATGGGATAAATAGCCGCTACATCAGTAAAGGCATAGGAAACATATGCCGCTGCAGCATTTCCATCCATTGTTTTCATCTTTCTTGCCATGTGTGATAACCTCCCTTTTTTTTATCATCATCAGCAGCGCCAACTTAATCTATCATTTATCCTCACCCTCCAAAAACTTTTCAGCGTTTTAGCTCATGAACACTAGCATCCTTAATCCGATACTTCAAGAGGATTTTTAAAAACAATTCGCTTAAGTTAACGCTCCTATAATTATAATGCAAACAAAACCGTCCTATCGATGCCAAGGTCTTATGGTCTTACCACTTACTAACATATTATCATTGTTTTTTTAAAATTTCAACCATTTATATTGAAAACACCTATAGCCTTTCTATAGGTGTTTTTTCTTTCATTAAAGTATCGTAAACAAATTGTAAGTGTTTTGACATAGCTAAGGAGGCTGCTTTAGGATTTTTATTTTTTATAGATAAATAGATTTCTTCATGCTGTTGCATCAATACCTCTGTATTATCTCCACAGTTTAGTATTTTCCCTCTTGCTTCTTTGATAAAGGTATCCATAAGGGAAGATATGACATTCAATATATTTACAATTAAAAAATTCTTAGAGGCTTGTGCAATTTTATAGTGAAACTTCTTATCCAAGAAAGCATTTATGCCTTCATCTTCTGTTTCTTTTAACTGCAGTAACAATTCCTCTAGTTCCTTTAGCTCCTCCTCTGTAATTCTTGCAGCTGCCAAAGCTACTGTTTCAATTTCTAAAATACTTCTTAACTCTAAGATATCTTCAGCTTTCCCTTTGTTCAACATAAAAACTACAGATAAAGGTTCAAATAAACAATTATCAAAGCTTGTTTTGATAAAATTCCCTTCTCCTTGCCTCACTTCTGTTATTCCTATTATTTCTAAAGCTCTTAAAGCTTCCCTCACAGAAGCTCTACTTACTTTTAAAGATTCAGCTAAATCCCTTTCAGAAGGCAGTTTGTCCCCTTGTTTTAAGGTTCCATCTGCAATCATATTCTGGATCTGCTCAATAATATGTTCGTATACTTTTGTATTTTTTACAGGCTTAAACATAATCTTCCTCTTTCATCTTTACTTTTTTTCTTTTATTGTAACAACATCGTTAGGAATAATCAACACTTCTTATCTTTTAATCAAAATCAACACCGTGAAAAATTTTAGCAACCCTCTGAAGCGGGCTTTAATAAAAGTTTCCTATAATTCCATAGGATATTGTTTTTAACAACAGTAAAAAATATTGTAGAAGGGAGTGATAAATATGCCATGGAAACAAGGTAAAATCAAACTGGCTGATGGTACAGTATATCCTGCGGAATTACTGGTAGAAAACGGCAAGGAAATTTGGAATGTAAAGATACACAAGGGGAATAACGTCGTAGAAGAAATTGATGCTGATAGTTTTGCCCATAAACTAAATAAAAACCCAGAGGATGTTTATCCTTTCTCTTATGAGTTAGATAACTAGTTAGATTCTTTTAAACAGAGGCTTCCTTTAAACGATCTAAAGGGAGTCTTTGTTAAAATCATTATTAGTAACCCTCTGCCTGACGTTGATGATTAATTTGATTTTTTGCTAAATAAGCTTCTTTTATTTCCTCAAACGTAAAATCTAGCTTTTTTCCCAGCGTTAGAAATTCTTCAAACAATCTGATATAATCTTCTTGTGATAAAGATTGATAGAAATCAGCGCTTCTTTTAAAGACCTCCTGAAATTGCTGTGAAAGGTCATAATCATTAGTACCTATTTGAAACTCCCTCACAGGAAAATTTTTATCTAATCCTATGCTTAGTAAAAAATGTAAACCATCAACAAATTCTTCTAAAACAACTGCCTTAGGTGAAGATACCTTTTTGCTCCAAAATTTAAAACACCTTGTCTCATTGGCCAATTCTCCGAGTTCTACCTCTAAAGCTAATATTTTAGCAGGTACCAGGTTTTTGTTATATAGCTGATGGTTTTTAAGTATTGTTTCGTCTAATTGTTTTTGAATCGCAAACAATTGCTGCATATCCATAGGGGTTTCCTCCTTTTTATTGCTCTTATAGTTTTTCAATATTGTAGCATATCTCCTATAAAAAAACTATGGAAACCTATAATATTTTCTTTCTATTCTTGACTTATATATTTATGTAATATATAGTATAAATATACATTCCTTAGGAGGGTGATTTTATGGATCATAAAAATAAAGCACTTTGGAGCGGGCGCTTTGCTGAATCTCCAGCAGAAATTATGCAAAAATATAGTCAATCATTAGATGTTGATTGGCAATTATATAAAGAAGACTTACAGGGCAGCAAAGCCCATGGAAAAATGTTACATCGTATTGGCATTTTATCGGAGGAGGAGCTTCAACAAATTCTAAAGGCTTTGGAAGAAATTGAAGAGGAAGTGAATCAAGGTATTCTCCAACCAAAAATTTCTTTAGAAGATGTCCATATGAATTTAGAAGCAAGATTAATTGAAAAGTTAGGTCCTTTAGGGGCAAAAATCCATACAGGTCGCTCACGTAATGATCAAGTGGCTACAGATTATAGACTCTATATGAAAAAAGCCATCAATGACATTAAAGAAAAAGTACTTTTGTTTTTAACAACTTTATTAGAAAGAGCAGAGAAAGATATCGATGTTGTTGTTCCTGGCTTTACGCATCTTCAGCATGCCCAACCTATTTCTTTAGGACACTACTGGATGGCTTATTTTTGGAAGTTTACCCGTGACTTAAAAAGATTTCAAGCAGCTTATGAGACAACCAATGTAAATCCTTTAGGAGCAGGAGCCTTAGCTGGGTCTACATTGCCTTTAGATAGAGAATTCACTAGAAAAGAATTAGATTTTGAAGTAAACAGCCAAAATAGCTTGGATACAGTATCAGATCGAGATTATCTTTTAGAATTCTTATTTGCTGCCTCCACCTTTGTATTACATACAAGTGGCCTGAGTGAAGATTTGATCCTATGGAGTACTTCAGAGTTTGACTTCATTGAACCGCCTGACGCTTTCTGTACAGGCTCTAGCATGATGCCTAATAAGAAAAATCCTGACGCTTTAGAGTTAACTAGAGGCAAAACCAGCGGTGTGTTAAGCAGTCTATATGATCTTATGATAAACATCAAAGGACTTCCCCTCACCTACAACAGAGACCTACAAGAGGATAAACGACCGGTGTTTCATACCATCTACACCGTTAATATGATACTAGATGTATTGACACCGCTGATAGCAGGTATTGCTCCTAAAGAGGAGAGTATTGCTCCGCATTTAAACAAAGGATTTTTATTGGCTACAGATGTGGCAGAATACTTAGTTGCAAAAAATGTCCCCTTTAGAGAAACCCACGAAATTGTAGGTAACTTAGTGCAATACTGTATTAAACACCACAAAACCTTCGAAGACTTATCTTTGGAAGAATGGCAAAACTATTGCCCTGCCTTTGAAAAGGACGTATATGATATTTTATCTCCTCAACTAGCAGTAGACCGAAGAAAAACCTTTGGTGGTACTGCCCGCAGTGAGGTAAAGCGTCAAATTCAAGAAGGAAAAACCATTATAGAAGTTTTTAACGCTTAAGCTTATAAAACCTGCTGATTCCCTATAGCAGGTTTTCTCCTTCTCAAAATTTTTTTCTATAAGTATAGGCCTATCACTTATTTATTAATTTTTTATAAATTTATGGTTATATTCCTAGTACTTTGGTTATAAATACTGTAGAAAAGAAATTATAGCCATAGTAAAAGGAGGAAATATTCATGAAGAGTTTTGGAGAATTTTTACAGTCTGGTGATTGGAAGGGCGAGAAACATGTGCCTGTTATCCATGCCCCTAAGAGTGTTAAAGCTGGTGAAGCTTTTGAGTTAAAAATATCTGTTGGGGATGAAATTCCTCATCCCAATTCATTGGAACATTATATTGCATGGGGAAAAATCTACTTCTTCCAAGATGGAGGAAAGTTCCCTGTAGAGCTTGCAACTTTTAAGTTTAATGCTCACGGAGAAGGCGGCAACTTTACAGAACCTGTAGGCTTAACTAAGGTAAAACTAGACAAGTCCGGTACCATCCATGCCATCATTTATTGTAATATTCATGGTGTATGGGAAAATAGCCAAGAAATAACCGTAGCGTAGTGTAAAAAGAATGACTTTTACAAAAGGTCATTCTTTTTTATCTTTGACTGGAGTAGCCCACTGAGGTTTAAGTTGCTTAATAACTTTATCATTATAACATTAACGTTAACTTAAAGTATAATTTTCATTAAAGAATCTCGCTAAAAGAATCTTATTACAGCGTGATTTGCGGGTAACAATATTCTTACTATAGCATAAAATGGAATTATGGAATTGAGGAGGCATTTTAATCTTTAAGTTCAACTTTAGCCTGCTCTATTAAAGTATTGGTGAAAACAATCGAGCAATGGATTCCTTAAATCTATGGTGAACAGGCCTTTTTTTATACTGCTGCAGCATCACTTGTCTACTTTCCTGAAGGTCTTGATAAAAACTTTTCTTTAGTTTTTTGTTTAGTTCTTCATCATATATAAAAGCATTTACTTCAAAGTTTAGCTGCAGACTACGGATGTCTAAATTTGCTGTTCCTACAGAGGAAAAGTTATCATCTACAATAAAAACCTTGCTATGAACAAAGCCTTTTTCATATTGATATATCTTTACCCCTGCCTCCAACAATTCTAGAAAGTGAGATTTGGAAGCCCAAAAAACCGTACGATGATCTGGTCTTCCTGGCAGCAAAATTCTCACGTCTACCCCTCTAATAGCGGCGGTTTTCAATGCCATTAAAATACTTTCATCTGGTATTAAGTAAGGTGTTGTAATAAATACCTTCTTATTTGCAGTGGCAATAGCAGAAAAATAAGCTTGATGTATAGATTCCCAATAGGAATCAGGACCACTAGAAGTTACCTGTATCATTTGCTGCCCACAGCTTCCTTGTGTAGGGAAATAGACAGCATCCTCTAACTCTTCCTTACTAACAAAAAACCAATCCCTTAAAAAGATAACCTGTAGCAAATAGACTGCTTCTCCCTTTATCTTTAGGTGGGTATCTCTCCAAAAACCCATTTTTTTATTTTTTCCTAAATATTCATCACCAATATTCACGCCTCCTACAAACCCAACTTTTCCATCTACAACCAAAATCTTTCTATGATTTCTATAGTTTAGTCTGCTACCTAAAAAAGGCAGTGTTACTGGCAAAAATGGCTTTAATTTTACGCCAGCATCCCGCAATGGACCTAAAAAACTCTCTTTCAAATGCCAACAGCCTACTGCATCATAAATTACCCTTACCTCTAAGCCCTCCTTCGCCTTCTTTATCAATGCTCTCTGAAACTTTCTACCTATATCACTATCCTTAATAATAAAATATTCCATATGGATATGATGCTTAGCGGTTCTGATAGCCTTCAGCATTTCACGGAAAGTTTCATAACCATTGACCAATACATTTGCCTCATTATTTA
The sequence above is drawn from the Clostridium formicaceticum genome and encodes:
- the nifJ gene encoding pyruvate:ferredoxin (flavodoxin) oxidoreductase, translated to MARKMKTMDGNAAAAYVSYAFTDVAAIYPITPSSNMAENVDEWSARGQKNLFGQTVKVVEMQSEAGAAGAVHGSLAAGALTTTFTASQGLLLMIPNMYKIAGELLPGVFHVSARALAGHALSIFGDHSDVMSTRQTGCAMLASGSVQEVMDLGGIAHLAAIKGRVPFVHFFDGFRTSHEMQKVEVIEYDEFAKLVDWDAIQAFRDRALNPEHPVLRGTAQNPDVFFQAKEAANKYYDALPDMVADYMKEISALTGREYKPFNYYGAEDAENIIIAMGSVTDTIEETVDYLIAKGEKVGVVKVHLYRPFSEKYFFDVLPKTVKKIAVLDRTKEPGSLGEPLYQDVRTMFFGKENAPMVIGGRYGLGSKDTVPAQILAVYENLKATAPKNAFTVGIVDDVTNTSLEIKEKVSTATPGTIRCKFWGLGSDGTVGANKEAIKIIGDNTDMYAQAYFSYDSKKSGGVTISHLRFGKKPIKSPYLIDEADFIACHNQAYVNQYDLLKGLKKGGTFLLNCMWSPEELEEKLPASMKKYIAENNINFYTLNGTAIAAEVGLGGRINMIMQSAFFKLTEVIPVEDAIKHLKEAIVHAYGKKGEKIVNMNHKAVDRGVEALVKIDVPEGWSGAAEEVAAAVEEPDFIKNILRPMNAQAGDDLPVSAFAGAEDGTFPLGTSAYEKRGIAITVPEWIPENCIQCNQCSFVCPHAAIRPFLLNEEEAKNAPEGFTTLKTIGKEFEGLQYRMQVAPLDCTGCGNCEDICPSKNKALEMKPVEPQVEVESENWAYALTVTDKSALTNIETVKGSQFAQPLFEFSGACTGCGETPYVKLITQLFGDRMMIANATGCSSIYGGSAPSVPFCKNQQGKGPAWANSLFEDNAEFGYGMMLGTSQIRNKIEDLMKEALTLDINADLKAAFQEWIDGKEDGKASKAATYKILPLLEAEASNAVIKEIIAKKDYLIKQSQWILGGDGWAYDIGYGGLDHVIASGEDVNILVMDTEVYSNTGGQSSKASPTAAIAKFAAAGKRTKKKDLGMMAMSYGYVYVAQVAMGADKNQLMKAVKEAEAYKGPSIIIAYSPCIAHGIGAGMGKTQEQAKKAVEAGYWHLYRFNPELKKEGKNPFTLDSKEPKASFKDFLLSEVRYASLTKSFPEVAEALFAKAEEEAQERYESYKRLV
- a CDS encoding FadR/GntR family transcriptional regulator yields the protein MFKPVKNTKVYEHIIEQIQNMIADGTLKQGDKLPSERDLAESLKVSRASVREALRALEIIGITEVRQGEGNFIKTSFDNCLFEPLSVVFMLNKGKAEDILELRSILEIETVALAAARITEEELKELEELLLQLKETEDEGINAFLDKKFHYKIAQASKNFLIVNILNVISSLMDTFIKEARGKILNCGDNTEVLMQQHEEIYLSIKNKNPKAASLAMSKHLQFVYDTLMKEKTPIERL
- a CDS encoding dUTP diphosphatase codes for the protein MDMQQLFAIQKQLDETILKNHQLYNKNLVPAKILALEVELGELANETRCFKFWSKKVSSPKAVVLEEFVDGLHFLLSIGLDKNFPVREFQIGTNDYDLSQQFQEVFKRSADFYQSLSQEDYIRLFEEFLTLGKKLDFTFEEIKEAYLAKNQINHQRQAEGY
- the argH gene encoding argininosuccinate lyase; protein product: MDHKNKALWSGRFAESPAEIMQKYSQSLDVDWQLYKEDLQGSKAHGKMLHRIGILSEEELQQILKALEEIEEEVNQGILQPKISLEDVHMNLEARLIEKLGPLGAKIHTGRSRNDQVATDYRLYMKKAINDIKEKVLLFLTTLLERAEKDIDVVVPGFTHLQHAQPISLGHYWMAYFWKFTRDLKRFQAAYETTNVNPLGAGALAGSTLPLDREFTRKELDFEVNSQNSLDTVSDRDYLLEFLFAASTFVLHTSGLSEDLILWSTSEFDFIEPPDAFCTGSSMMPNKKNPDALELTRGKTSGVLSSLYDLMINIKGLPLTYNRDLQEDKRPVFHTIYTVNMILDVLTPLIAGIAPKEESIAPHLNKGFLLATDVAEYLVAKNVPFRETHEIVGNLVQYCIKHHKTFEDLSLEEWQNYCPAFEKDVYDILSPQLAVDRRKTFGGTARSEVKRQIQEGKTIIEVFNA
- a CDS encoding class II SORL domain-containing protein, with product MKSFGEFLQSGDWKGEKHVPVIHAPKSVKAGEAFELKISVGDEIPHPNSLEHYIAWGKIYFFQDGGKFPVELATFKFNAHGEGGNFTEPVGLTKVKLDKSGTIHAIIYCNIHGVWENSQEITVA
- the cls gene encoding cardiolipin synthase, which produces MNILNIFATLFTITTILVSILIILDNRNPSRTVAWLLSLIFLPVVGMFLYLYIGQNHRKKRTFIKKRKQDYKVVHSLLHHQIAFTGYGEFLKKNFTDTRGKVAPLLLNNSEAPITVNNEANVLVNGYETFREMLKAIRTAKHHIHMEYFIIKDSDIGRKFQRALIKKAKEGLEVRVIYDAVGCWHLKESFLGPLRDAGVKLKPFLPVTLPFLGSRLNYRNHRKILVVDGKVGFVGGVNIGDEYLGKNKKMGFWRDTHLKIKGEAVYLLQVIFLRDWFFVSKEELEDAVYFPTQGSCGQQMIQVTSSGPDSYWESIHQAYFSAIATANKKVFITTPYLIPDESILMALKTAAIRGVDVRILLPGRPDHRTVFWASKSHFLELLEAGVKIYQYEKGFVHSKVFIVDDNFSSVGTANLDIRSLQLNFEVNAFIYDEELNKKLKKSFYQDLQESRQVMLQQYKKRPVHHRFKESIARLFSPIL